The Triticum dicoccoides isolate Atlit2015 ecotype Zavitan chromosome 6A, WEW_v2.0, whole genome shotgun sequence genome has a window encoding:
- the LOC119316816 gene encoding 60S ribosomal protein L6-like: MAPMSKMALGIKRASRSHTYHRRGLWAIKAKHGGAFPKAEKPAAVAEPKFYPADDVKPRTVSTRKPHPTKLRSTITPGTVLILLAGRYMGKRVVFLKQLKSGLLLITGPFKINGVPIRRVNQTYVIATSTKVDISKVNVQKFDDKYFAREKKTRAKKTEGELFESEKEATKNLPDFKKDDQKVIDAELIKAIVAVPDLKNYLGARFSLRDGDKPHEMTF, from the exons ATGGCTCCGATGTCGAAGATGGCGCTCGGCATAAAGCGGGCGTCGAGATCGCACACCTACCACCGCCGCGGGCTTTGGGCCATCAAGGCCAAGCACGGCGGCGCCTTCCCCAAGGCCGAGAAGCCGGCCGCCGTCGCCGAGCCCAAGTTCTATCCCGCTGATGATGTCAAGCCACGCACCGTCAGCACACGCAAACCCCATCCCACCAAGCTCAG ATCGACCATCACACCGGGCACGGTGCTGATCCTGCTCGCGGGGAGGTACATGGGGAAGCGCGTGGTGTTCCTCAAGCAGCTCAAGTCCGGCCTTCTCCTCATCACTG GACCTTTCAAGATCAATGGCGTGCCAATCCGCAGAGTGAACCAGACTTACGTCATTGCCACATCCACAAAGGTCGACATCTCTAAGGTTAATGTGCAGAAGTTTGATGACAAGTACTTTGCTAGGGAGAAGAAGACTAGGGCAAAGAAGACTGAGGGCGAGCTATTTGAGTCGGAGAAGGAG GCAACCAAGAATTTGCCAGACTTCAAGAAGGATGACCAGAAGGTCATTGATGCCGAGTTGATCAAGGCTATCGTTGCTGTCCCAGACCTTAAAAATTATCTTGGTGCCCGGTTCTCTCTCAGGGATGGCGACAAGCCGCATGAGATGACCTTCTAA